TGGACGCCTACCAGGGGCTGAAGGGCTGCGGGATCGGGCTGGTCGCCAGTGTGCCGTGCATTAACATGCGTGAGCTCATCGATCTGGTGCGGGCGGACCCGCAGATCGAGCACCTGGCCGTTACGAGAGAGGAGGAGGGGGTCGGCATCTGCGCCGGGTATCATCTCGGCGGCAGGCGGGCGGCGATCCTCATGCAAAACTCCGGTCTGGGCAACTCGATCAATGCGCTGGCATCGCTGGACATGCTGTACGGCATCCCCCTGCTCATGATCATCAGCCACCGCGGGGTGGAGGGCGAGCAGGTCTCGGCCCAGGTGCCCATGGGCCAGCTGACCGTACCCCTGCTGGAGGCGATGGGCCTGCCCTGCATCGTGCCGGAAGCGGGTGGGGTGGAGCAGTCCATCGCCCAGGCATGGGAGGAGGCGGAGCGGAGGGGCTGTCCCTCGACGGTGCTGGTACGTCCGGAGGTGTGGAGGTAGGATGAAGCGGATCGAGGCCCTGGAACTGATCGTCGGGAAGGCCGGAGATGCGCTGGTGGTCTGCAATCTCGGTTACCCGGCGAGGGAGCTGTATGCAGTGGGGGATCGGCCGGGTAACTTCTACATGCTCGGCTCCATGGGCCTCGCGTCATCCATCGGTCTAGGGTTGGCCCTGGCCCGGCCCGAGCGCAGGGTTATCGTGCTGGACGGGGACGGTTCGGTGCTTATGAACCTGGGAAGCCTCTCCACCCTCGCCTGCCGGGCGCCGGAGAACCTCCTGGTGATCATACTGGACAACGGCGTGTACGGCTCGACTGGCTCACAGCCGACCCCGGTCTGCCCCCGAACCGACCTCGCCAGGGTGGCCTCGGCCGCAGGAGTGGAGAACGTCCGGACGGCGGTCGGAGAGACGGACCTGGTAACAGCCCTCGGAGACATGGACCACGGTGTGATGCTGATCAAGGTGGAGGCGGGGAATGCGGAGGTGCCCCTGATCGACCTGACCCCTCATAATGTCATAGAGCGGTTCATGGCGTCAGCTTCCCCACGGCTTCGGTGATGCGGAAGGACCGGTCGAGGATGCGGTCGCGGAGCGTCCTGGCCGTTCGGAGGGCGCGGACGCGGTCGGACTGGCGACAGGTGACCGGCACGGTGACCTCCCGGCCGTCCACGGTGAACCGCACCTCGCCCAGGTCCGCCCTGAACACCTTGTTCTCGCACAGCGTCGAACATAGTCCGCAGTTGTAGCAGCGGTAGCGGTCTATGGTCGGCTTCCCGTGGGGGAAGCTGATGGCCTCGGTCGGGCAACGCCGCTCCGCCTCGCAGCACTGGCATCTTGCACACGAGGCACGGTCCACCCTGACGGTGGCGCTGACATCTTTCCACACCTGGCCGTAGTCGGCCACGGCGATGGGGTGGCGGTCCTTGATGTCCGCCACCGGCATGGGTATCTCGTCATCAGGCCTGGCCAGGCCGGACCGGATATCGTCATCCAGGACGGGGATGGGTACGGCCCAGGAGACCGCACATTCCGGACCGGCGGAAGTGATGAACCCGCCGATGAGCTCGGCGTCCATGCCTCTCATGTCCGCCGCCATCATCAGATTGGGGCTCCCGGCCGAGCTCCTGGTCCCCAGCCCGGTGACGAAGCCCTGGCCGCCGTTAACCAGCACCCGCGTGCCGATCCCGATGGTCCTCAGACCGGGGTCGTTCTGAATCGGATTGAGGTGTCCGCATCCGGAGAAGGTCAGCTCACGGAGGTGGGGCTTAAGCTCGGCGGCGTGGAAGATGGTGCGGACGGCCTCGTTCCCAGAGTTGACCATTGCCCGGTAGTTGCGGAAGGCGTGCCTGGTGGCCATGAGCACCGCGCTGTTCATGTCGTCCATCGAAACCTCCTTGGCGATGGCGTGGCCCTCTCCGGTCTCCGCTTCCACCTGAACGGGAGCTCCGGCGACCAGATCATGCAGCAGATGCCCGCCCCCGTACTTGGGATCGTGCTCGCTGACGGAGGTACCGAAGACCATGAGATCGAGGATGCCCAGCCGCTCGTTGGGGCAAGGGCCCACGCTGGTCGGTACGCCGTTCATGGTCACCCGGGTCGCCCTCTCGAAGATGCCGGGGGAGGAGATGGGGAAGGAGAGGACCGCATAGGTACCGCTCATGATGCCCCGGGTCCCGGTGGTCACCACGTCCACCTCCTCGAGCGCCCTCCCGTCCCCTCCGGAGATACGGTCATAAAGCTCCTGGACGGTCATCACGACGGCTTCCCCGCGCTCGATCTTTCGGTCGATCTCCATGATCGTCTGCTTCATTCGGGGGACTATCGGGCTCAAGCCTAATCCTTTTTTTTATGGGCCCTAGCCGCCGGACAATGCCAGAACCTAAAATCGCCCCGATCGGCATATGCGCGGAACGGGAGGAGGCGGGTCCCGGATCACCGAGGTTGGATGGCGATCCTCCCTGGCACCCCGGCTTCGCCCTGTCGCTGGATCTGCTCAGGCAGCTCCTCGAGCGGCCGGACCTCGCCTACGATCTCTCCGAACGGGACCCCCGCCTGCTTGGCCTTCACCATGGTGGCCATGGCCGTCCGGTACTCCAGGCCCGAGTAGCCGAAGGAGCCGAGAACGTCGACGTCCTTCTGGCAGACGTCGGTGAAGGGGCTGAGCTGAGCCTTGCCCGAATCGGCGGCGTTGCCGACCTCGACGATGCACCCTCCTTTCCTCACCAGCTGGAAAGACTCCTCGAATGCGCTGGGGTGTCCGGCGGTCTCGAACACGATATCCGCACCCTCGCCCCCCGAGAGCTTCTTGACCTGCTTCTGACGGTCCTCTATCGAATCGACCTCATTCATGTCGATGGCGTCGGTCAGCCCCATCCGCTTTCCCTTCTCCAAGCGTTCTGGCACCTTATCGATCCCGATGATGTTGGTCATCCCGAACAGGTTGCAAACCAGAGCATGGCACATGCCCACCGGCCCCATGCCTTGGACGACTACGGTCTGGGAGGGGTCCACGCCCACTCCGGTCTTGGTGTAGCCGGCCGCCGACCCCTGCGCCCGCTTGAACGCTCGGGTGGCCACGGCGATGGGCTCCACCAACACCAGCTCCCGGTCGTCCATGCCCGGAGGCAACTTGTATATGGGAAAATAACCTGGCAGGTACACGTGCTCGGCGAAAGCGCCCCAGAAGTGGGGCGGGTCATCGGCGGTGTGGGTCATGCTGATCCCCACCTCCTCGAACCCGCTGGACACGTTCGGTCGATCGGGAAGGTTCCTCGAGTACCAGTCCGGCCGACTGATCCCGATGCCCGAGGCGATGCGGTCTCCGGTGCTGAGAGGCTGCCCGGTGGCATCGGCCTCCACTCCCTCCCCCAGCTCACGGACCCGCCCGAACCACTCGTGCCCGAGGGCATGGGGCACCGGAATAGGGAGCCAACCCATTACCTGGTGGGTATCGGTACCGCAGACCCCGCACAGGACGACGTCAGCCACGACCGCACCGGGCCCCGCCGAGGGCGTGGGATAATCTCTCATCTCAAGATAATCGGTCGAACCCTGCTTGCTGAGTACCATCTCTTTAGCCATTCATATCACGCATGTTGAGCGCATGGACCAAGCATTTCAAACTTAGGCGACCCTTCTGTGCATTCGGCGGTCAGGATGGCCTTCCGCGATCATCGCGGGGTCGGTCAGATCGATAAAGAGTGAGATGGGGGCCGCCGCCCCGGTCGGGTTTGCTCGCGGGCATGGTCAATGGGCATAAGCGGCGGCCAGGCACGAGGTGCAAAGCAGCAGCACCGTCAGGACGATGAGCCACACCGTCAAATACCGCAGCCGGCGATGCTCGTCCAGCATCTCCTTCTGAATGCCGATCAGATTTCGCAGCTCCAAGCTGCCCACGTTGTCAGAGTCTTCCATGATATTCCTCCTATGCGCTAATGCGTTCGCTCTCATCGCAATGGGACGGGCGCTCACTGCCCGAGTCGGTGGAAAAAGGGCGCTCGCTATTTGCGCATCGGGACGAGGATGGAGACAAAGACCGCGCTCGATGATGGTTCAGGTTCGGCGCAGTCCCGACACTGGGCCGTCATCAGCTCCAGCGCCTCCGGGGGGAACAGCATGACCAGGGCCATGCAGGCGATCCATATGCGTGCCATCTCGCTGCCTAAAGCCACTTCGTTCACCTCACGCTCCCAAAAAGGCTTGAGATATAGTGGTTTGTGAACCAATCATCTTCATCTTGGCGTCGGGACGCCATGCTGGGCGGCAGGTCCCCGAGCGCTGATGGGATCGAGAAGGGGCGACAGGGGGAAAGGTTCATGAGGGAACGGCTAGAGAAGTCCAGTGCATGCTCGGCATGAAGGGCGGGATGTCCGGACCAAGACCTCGAGCCCGATCGGCGGCCGGCCTGAAGGACGTCGACGCTGTGATCATGGACCTGGACGGAGTGGTCACCGATACCGCGCGCCTGCATTCCGCGGCGTGGAAGGAAACGTTCGACGAGTTCCTCCGCCAGCGCGAGGAGCGCTATGGGGAGAGGCACGAGGCGTTCACCCAGGAGGACTATCTCAGCTATGTTGACGGAAAGCCCCGGTGCGACGGGGTGCGCGACTTCCTCGCTTCCCGGGGGATTACCCTCTCCGAGGGCTTGGAAGATGATCCTCCTCACAATGACACCGTCTGCGGACTGGGGAACCGCAAGAACCGCAGGTTCCTGGCGATTATCGAGGATCGGGGGGTGGAGCCCTATCCGTTCGTGGAGAAGGCCATCCGCTCGTGGAGGCAGCGAGGGACCAGGCTGGCCCTGGTCTCCGCCAGCCGGAACGCCAGGCAGGTGCTGAAGATGTCCTCCCTGGCCAGAATGTTCGACGCGGTTGTCGACGGCAACGACCTAGCCGCCCTCCGGCTGAGGGGCAAACCGGCGCCCGACCTCTTCCTGGAGGCGGCGAGGCAGCTGGAGGTGGTCCCGCATCGCGCGGCGGTCATCGAGGACGCCCTCGCCGGGGTGGAGGCCGGCCGGGCCGGAGGCTTCGCCCTGGTCATCGGGGTCGACCGCGGCCACCACGCCGCCGACCTCATGGCCCACGGCGCCGATCTGGTGATCGAGGATCTATCCTCGCTGGTGGAACTCCGCACCGAGGGCCTGCCATCCGCTCTCGACCGTTCCCGGGAGATCTTCAAGCGCCTCATCGGGGGCCAACCGGCGATCTTCCTTGACTACGATGGTACGCTCTCCCCCATCGTCGCCCGGCCCGACCTGGCGACCCTCTCCGACGATCTCCGGGAGACCCTGAGGCGGCTGGCTAGGGAGTGCCCGGTGTACATCGTCAGCGGCCGCGGTCTCGACGATGTCATGAAGATGGTCGCTCTCGATTCGCTGGGGTATGCGGGCAGCCATGGCTTCGAGATCGAGGGCCCGGGAGGCTCGTACTCCGATCGGGAGCGGGGTGCTGGATACCTCACCGCCTTGGACGACGCGGAGCGGAAGCTCCGACCGATGGTGGAGAGCATCCACGGGGCGATCGTGGAGAGGAAGCGGTACGCTCTTGCCTTGCATTACCGCCTCGTCTCGCCGCCCATTGTCCCGGTGGTGGAAGCGGCGTTCGACAAGGTCGCCCGGAGCCATTCCGAGCTAAGGCGAACCTCGGGTAAGATGGTCCTCGAGCTGCGTCCTGACCTGGACTGGGATAAGGGGAACGCGGTGCTGTCGATCAGCGATCGGCTGAGTGCCGGGCGGTCCCCGGTCGTTCCGCTGTACATCGGTGATGATCTCACCGACGAGGACGCCTTCCGGGCCATCGGGGACAAGGGGATAACCATTCTCGTCAGCGACCGCGTCCGGCCGACGGCCGCGCGGTACCTGCTCGATGACGTCGCCGAGGTCCAGGTGTTCCTTGATCGTCTTGTCGAGGGCTTCGAGAGCGAGGGTGCCACAGATATGTGGTCGCTGGTGTACGACGAGTATCGGCCGGGGAAGGAACAGCTGCGCGAGGCGCTGTGCACCCTGGGCAACGGATACATGGCCACCCGCGGTTCGGCCCCCGAGTCCGTGGCCGGCGAGCACCACTACCCCGGCACTTACATTGCTGGCATCTACAACCGGCTGCAGAGCATCGTGGCCGGCCGGGTCATCGAGAACGAGAGCATCGTCAACCTTCCCAACTGGTCCTATCTCTCGTTCCGCATCGCGGGCGGGGAATGGTTCGATGTCGATGAGATAGACATCGACGGCTTCCGTCAGGAGCTGGACATGCGGAGCGGGGTGCTTGTCAGGGAGGTCCGGTTCACCGATCGGCAAGGGCGCAGGACAACGGTCCGGCAACGACGATTCGTGAGCATGGACATCCCCAACCTCGCCGCGCTGGAGACAATCATCGTTCCTCAGAATTGGTCTGGCCAGGTGACGGTGCGCACGGCGCTGGACGGCAGGATCGGCAACACTCTGGTCACCCGGTACCGGGCGCTGAACAACCAGCACCTGACGCACCTGGCCTCGGGGACCGAGGGAGATGGGACGGTATGGCTGGAGGTTGAGACAAGCCAGTCCCACGTGCGCATCGCCGAGGCCGCC
This DNA window, taken from Methanomassiliicoccus sp., encodes the following:
- the comD gene encoding sulfopyruvate decarboxylase subunit alpha, which gives rise to MSSGAMDAYQGLKGCGIGLVASVPCINMRELIDLVRADPQIEHLAVTREEEGVGICAGYHLGGRRAAILMQNSGLGNSINALASLDMLYGIPLLMIISHRGVEGEQVSAQVPMGQLTVPLLEAMGLPCIVPEAGGVEQSIAQAWEEAERRGCPSTVLVRPEVWR
- the comE gene encoding sulfopyruvate decarboxylase subunit beta encodes the protein MKRIEALELIVGKAGDALVVCNLGYPARELYAVGDRPGNFYMLGSMGLASSIGLGLALARPERRVIVLDGDGSVLMNLGSLSTLACRAPENLLVIILDNGVYGSTGSQPTPVCPRTDLARVASAAGVENVRTAVGETDLVTALGDMDHGVMLIKVEAGNAEVPLIDLTPHNVIERFMASASPRLR
- a CDS encoding methanogenesis marker 16 metalloprotein is translated as MKQTIMEIDRKIERGEAVVMTVQELYDRISGGDGRALEEVDVVTTGTRGIMSGTYAVLSFPISSPGIFERATRVTMNGVPTSVGPCPNERLGILDLMVFGTSVSEHDPKYGGGHLLHDLVAGAPVQVEAETGEGHAIAKEVSMDDMNSAVLMATRHAFRNYRAMVNSGNEAVRTIFHAAELKPHLRELTFSGCGHLNPIQNDPGLRTIGIGTRVLVNGGQGFVTGLGTRSSAGSPNLMMAADMRGMDAELIGGFITSAGPECAVSWAVPIPVLDDDIRSGLARPDDEIPMPVADIKDRHPIAVADYGQVWKDVSATVRVDRASCARCQCCEAERRCPTEAISFPHGKPTIDRYRCYNCGLCSTLCENKVFRADLGEVRFTVDGREVTVPVTCRQSDRVRALRTARTLRDRILDRSFRITEAVGKLTP
- a CDS encoding zinc-binding dehydrogenase; the protein is MAKEMVLSKQGSTDYLEMRDYPTPSAGPGAVVADVVLCGVCGTDTHQVMGWLPIPVPHALGHEWFGRVRELGEGVEADATGQPLSTGDRIASGIGISRPDWYSRNLPDRPNVSSGFEEVGISMTHTADDPPHFWGAFAEHVYLPGYFPIYKLPPGMDDRELVLVEPIAVATRAFKRAQGSAAGYTKTGVGVDPSQTVVVQGMGPVGMCHALVCNLFGMTNIIGIDKVPERLEKGKRMGLTDAIDMNEVDSIEDRQKQVKKLSGGEGADIVFETAGHPSAFEESFQLVRKGGCIVEVGNAADSGKAQLSPFTDVCQKDVDVLGSFGYSGLEYRTAMATMVKAKQAGVPFGEIVGEVRPLEELPEQIQRQGEAGVPGRIAIQPR
- the otsB gene encoding trehalose-phosphatase, with protein sequence MLGMKGGMSGPRPRARSAAGLKDVDAVIMDLDGVVTDTARLHSAAWKETFDEFLRQREERYGERHEAFTQEDYLSYVDGKPRCDGVRDFLASRGITLSEGLEDDPPHNDTVCGLGNRKNRRFLAIIEDRGVEPYPFVEKAIRSWRQRGTRLALVSASRNARQVLKMSSLARMFDAVVDGNDLAALRLRGKPAPDLFLEAARQLEVVPHRAAVIEDALAGVEAGRAGGFALVIGVDRGHHAADLMAHGADLVIEDLSSLVELRTEGLPSALDRSREIFKRLIGGQPAIFLDYDGTLSPIVARPDLATLSDDLRETLRRLARECPVYIVSGRGLDDVMKMVALDSLGYAGSHGFEIEGPGGSYSDRERGAGYLTALDDAERKLRPMVESIHGAIVERKRYALALHYRLVSPPIVPVVEAAFDKVARSHSELRRTSGKMVLELRPDLDWDKGNAVLSISDRLSAGRSPVVPLYIGDDLTDEDAFRAIGDKGITILVSDRVRPTAARYLLDDVAEVQVFLDRLVEGFESEGATDMWSLVYDEYRPGKEQLREALCTLGNGYMATRGSAPESVAGEHHYPGTYIAGIYNRLQSIVAGRVIENESIVNLPNWSYLSFRIAGGEWFDVDEIDIDGFRQELDMRSGVLVREVRFTDRQGRRTTVRQRRFVSMDIPNLAALETIIVPQNWSGQVTVRTALDGRIGNTLVTRYRALNNQHLTHLASGTEGDGTVWLEVETSQSHVRIAEAARTAVFEGQTAVNGASVPLEDEGLVGQDIKVAVSEGRPLRVEKVAAVHSSRDPAISESAIEARDLVAHCGNFAQLLEQHVRRWDMLWSRFQIEVDPGHVWISQILNLHVFHLLENASLHSIDMDAGIAPRGLAGEAYRGQVMWDELFIFPFLNLHSPDITRSLMLYRHRRLRRARWAARQEGYRGAMFPWQSGSDGREEAQTIHLNPLSGRWVPDNSHLEQHVSLAIAYNVWHYYQVTNDLNFMSLYGTELLCEIARFWVSRCTYDPARERYVILGVEGPDEFHEGYPGAPEPGVNNNAYTNVMVSWTLGRAMEALRELPLQYHRDVRAELSLEDEELDRWKEIALKIFVPFHGDGILSQFEGYDDLGELDMSKYRGKYCSLHRMDRILEAEGDSVRRYKVSKQADALMLLYLFSEDELREQLGSMGYSLSQDAVRKTIEYYSKRTAHGSTLSRVVYAWVLSRYNRESSWSMFLEALRSDVSDVQCGTTHEGIHLGAMASTVDIVQRCYSGLETRGDALIFDPRLPPQLKRLKFLLEYRRHLVAVEIDRERMHLSSRTSDIAPIAVGYHGRTFTLEPGGALEVLLDDDAGT